The proteins below come from a single Gimesia alba genomic window:
- a CDS encoding DUF1559 family PulG-like putative transporter: MHEFGVSIVWLSLQVTIVAVGAALFYWCVRNKGPLLRSLVISSSLIVTLMLASLMLSPWPCWNFHRTQQSNQELVSVEKSLLSNKTTELKDSPASQREPVELESVWSSAWAGFVAGLDNKQPVDSLDASLAWPVIIAFLFLGGIVLGFLRLCVGYILLRREVKHAIILENTVAQEYLDGFLMEQDYQNIIHLRETTRLATAAVVGWWRPVILIPATWQTWSAEQLKAVLTHELAHIQQRDFLTNLCAEISRSIFFYHPLMHWLVSRLRLEQELAADAAAARVAGGSESYLVILAEMAMAQSNRRVRGPARAFLPTHSTFLRRIDMLKDKTPFRGAVSRSARAIAISCILMIGLLAVGLRGESISVAQDASPSAMISVRTKSASEKFRIDFVPPNALAVIALRPAEILTQDSMKPLRNLIKQELSMNKPFGVVGLNPNEIETATVVFVASEPPKQIGFAIVIHANKVIDRKTAMTKSFGKNVEVEYKGQDYLKNTSGLYPEMRMYLDDRTVIYTGRESVMEGIIDTIQRGSTSRWSKQWQSIENDSVAGLIDLRVARAIVGDEPARIAAANAPMLGLISPIWENTELASLGLNIKQEISLNVSLSQDQNGESVKNTLDALLTLSRNMLDQMKRGMAGDSVQERLTLMSLLNIAEKMMKSTKVTQSGEDVTLTSALSNNSGGQLIAVLVPAFLQAQKAASRSRSLNNIKQIVLALHVYHDKHKHFPPAVLLGPDGKTPYSWRVALLPFLDQQALYDEYNRNEPWDSEHNKKVLAKMPDVYRCPADNRGENNTSYFVIVGNNTAFGKLTNRALSGLLDDGMAAGDNGLAAGSGFGIDEKPADGTQGGLRFRDVIDGTSNTIAVVETKREIPWTKPEDIIYDGKQLPKLGGFYPGGFNVGFCDGAARFLSEKTDPTTLNNLIQINDGNVVDLNNNQ; encoded by the coding sequence ATGCATGAATTCGGTGTCAGCATTGTCTGGTTGAGCCTGCAGGTGACGATCGTTGCTGTCGGTGCAGCTCTGTTTTACTGGTGTGTGCGTAACAAGGGGCCACTGTTGCGATCGCTCGTCATCTCTTCTTCTCTCATCGTAACTCTGATGCTTGCATCACTGATGTTGAGTCCCTGGCCATGTTGGAACTTTCATCGAACACAACAGAGCAATCAAGAACTCGTATCTGTGGAGAAAAGCCTGCTCTCCAATAAAACCACTGAGTTGAAAGACTCCCCAGCGTCTCAAAGAGAACCAGTCGAATTGGAGTCGGTGTGGAGTTCAGCCTGGGCCGGGTTTGTTGCAGGGCTAGATAACAAGCAGCCAGTCGATTCTCTGGATGCATCCCTGGCATGGCCCGTCATAATTGCCTTCCTGTTTCTGGGGGGAATAGTACTGGGCTTTCTGCGTCTCTGTGTCGGTTACATTCTGTTGAGACGAGAAGTAAAACATGCGATTATTCTGGAAAATACCGTAGCTCAGGAGTACCTGGATGGGTTTTTAATGGAGCAAGACTATCAAAATATAATCCATTTGCGAGAGACAACACGGCTGGCGACGGCGGCAGTTGTCGGCTGGTGGCGTCCAGTAATCTTAATACCCGCAACATGGCAAACATGGTCGGCAGAGCAGTTAAAAGCCGTTTTGACGCACGAGCTAGCCCATATTCAACAACGTGATTTTTTGACAAATCTCTGTGCTGAAATCAGTCGGTCGATCTTTTTCTACCATCCGTTGATGCACTGGCTGGTTTCCCGCTTACGGTTGGAGCAGGAGCTGGCTGCTGATGCTGCTGCTGCCAGGGTCGCAGGTGGGTCAGAATCGTATCTGGTTATTCTGGCAGAGATGGCAATGGCACAGTCCAATCGACGCGTTCGTGGCCCCGCCCGCGCTTTTTTACCCACGCATTCCACTTTTTTAAGGCGAATAGACATGCTTAAAGACAAAACACCATTTCGTGGCGCCGTGTCTCGCAGTGCTCGGGCCATTGCAATTTCATGTATCCTGATGATTGGTCTGTTGGCGGTGGGGCTTCGTGGAGAGAGTATCAGCGTTGCTCAAGATGCCTCACCCAGTGCTATGATTTCAGTCCGAACTAAAAGTGCATCAGAAAAATTTCGTATTGATTTTGTCCCCCCGAACGCTTTGGCTGTAATTGCACTTCGACCTGCAGAAATCCTTACACAGGACTCGATGAAACCACTCCGAAATCTGATAAAGCAAGAATTAAGTATGAACAAACCATTTGGGGTTGTCGGTTTAAATCCAAATGAGATTGAAACCGCAACTGTCGTATTCGTCGCCTCTGAACCACCTAAACAAATTGGCTTTGCGATTGTGATTCATGCAAACAAGGTGATTGACAGAAAAACAGCCATGACAAAGAGTTTTGGCAAAAATGTCGAGGTCGAATACAAAGGCCAGGACTATCTGAAAAATACGTCGGGATTATACCCTGAAATGCGAATGTATCTCGATGACCGCACAGTCATTTACACCGGTCGTGAAAGTGTGATGGAAGGAATCATCGATACTATTCAGCGCGGCAGTACATCGCGCTGGTCAAAACAGTGGCAATCGATTGAGAACGATTCGGTGGCTGGGCTGATTGACCTGCGTGTAGCGCGAGCCATCGTGGGCGATGAACCAGCCCGAATTGCCGCTGCGAATGCACCGATGTTAGGACTTATCTCCCCCATTTGGGAGAACACGGAACTGGCGTCACTGGGATTAAATATTAAGCAGGAAATATCATTGAATGTCAGCTTGTCACAAGATCAGAACGGTGAGAGCGTTAAGAATACGCTGGACGCCTTGCTTACACTCTCTCGCAACATGCTGGATCAAATGAAACGAGGTATGGCAGGCGACAGCGTGCAAGAACGGTTGACGCTGATGTCTCTACTCAATATCGCAGAAAAGATGATGAAATCGACCAAGGTAACCCAGAGTGGTGAAGATGTCACACTGACTTCTGCTCTTTCGAATAATTCTGGTGGTCAGCTGATCGCTGTGCTCGTGCCGGCGTTCCTGCAGGCACAGAAAGCAGCCAGTCGTTCACGCTCTTTGAATAACATCAAACAAATAGTTCTGGCATTGCATGTTTATCACGATAAGCACAAGCATTTCCCACCCGCAGTTTTACTGGGGCCAGATGGAAAAACACCTTACAGCTGGCGTGTGGCGCTTCTGCCTTTTCTGGACCAACAGGCTTTATATGATGAGTACAACCGCAACGAGCCTTGGGATAGTGAGCATAATAAAAAAGTACTTGCCAAAATGCCCGACGTCTATCGCTGTCCCGCAGATAACCGGGGGGAGAACAATACCTCTTATTTTGTGATTGTTGGTAATAATACTGCCTTTGGCAAGCTCACAAATCGTGCTCTATCAGGTTTGCTGGATGATGGTATGGCGGCTGGTGATAATGGTCTGGCAGCTGGTTCTGGATTTGGAATAGATGAGAAACCTGCTGACGGGACTCAAGGTGGTTTAAGATTTCGCGATGTTATTGATGGTACATCCAACACGATTGCAGTCGTTGAAACAAAAAGAGAAATCCCCTGGACGAAGCCGGAAGACATCATCTATGACGGCAAGCAGTTGCCGAAACTAGGGGGATTTTATCCAGGGGGCTTCAATGTCGGTTTCTGCGATGGGGCAGCTAGATTTCTTTCAGAGAAAACTGACCCAACGACATTGAACAATCTAATTCAGATCAACGATGGCAATGTAGTCGACCTGAATAACAATCAATAG
- a CDS encoding BlaI/MecI/CopY family transcriptional regulator: protein MARPRAKELTERELEVMHVFWDETQAESGIELTVSDVRDSLQKSGRELAYTTVATLVRILVEKDFLKQTNEERPFLYRAVRSFDEVSGNLLGDMIQKVFGGSREKLLLRLMDERKLTRKELKALEDILREKS from the coding sequence ATGGCCAGGCCGAGAGCAAAAGAACTTACTGAGCGTGAGTTAGAGGTGATGCATGTATTCTGGGACGAAACCCAGGCTGAATCAGGGATAGAGCTGACTGTTTCCGATGTACGTGACTCATTGCAAAAGTCGGGACGAGAGTTGGCGTACACGACTGTCGCGACGTTGGTACGAATCTTAGTGGAGAAAGATTTCCTGAAACAGACGAACGAGGAACGTCCTTTTCTGTACCGCGCTGTTCGATCCTTTGATGAAGTTTCCGGCAATTTGCTGGGTGATATGATTCAAAAAGTCTTCGGCGGATCGCGTGAAAAGTTGTTGTTGCGACTCATGGATGAACGCAAATTAACACGAAAGGAATTGAAGGCTCTGGAAGACATTTTACGGGAGAAGTCCTGA